One genomic window of Monodelphis domestica isolate mMonDom1 chromosome 1, mMonDom1.pri, whole genome shotgun sequence includes the following:
- the RPL12 gene encoding 60S ribosomal protein L12 → MPPKFDPNEIKVVFLRCTGGEVGATSALAPKIGPLGLSPKKVGDDIAKATGDWKGLRITVKLTIQNRQAQIEVVPSASALIIKALKEPPRDRKKQKNIKHNGNISLDEIINIARQMRHRSLARDLSGTIKEILGTAQSVGCNIDGRHPHDVIDDINSGAVECPAS, encoded by the exons ATGCCGCCCAAGTTTGACCCTAATGAAATTAAAGTCG tgtttttaaggTGTACTGGTGGTGAAGTTGGTGCCACATCTGCCCTGGCCCCCAAAATTGGTCCCTTGGGTTTG tctCCAAAAAAGGTTGGTGATGACATTGCCAAGGCAACTGGTGACTGGAAAGGGCTAAGGATCACAGTGAAACTTACCATTCAGAATAGACAGGCCCAG ATTGAGGTAGTGCCTTCTGCCTCAGCCCTGATCATCAAAGCCCTAAAAGAACCACCTCGGGacagaaagaagcagaaaaata TTAAACACAATGGAAACATCAGTCTTGATGAAATCATCAACATTGCCCGACAGATGAGACACCGATCCCTGGCAAGAGACCTCTCTG GAACCATTAAAGAGATACTTGGAACAGCTCAATCTGTGGGCTGTAATATTGATGGCAGACatcctcatgatgtcattgatgaCATCAATAGTGGGGCTGTGGAATGCCCAGCT aGTTAA